In one Streptomyces sp. T12 genomic region, the following are encoded:
- the rpsG gene encoding 30S ribosomal protein S7 — protein sequence MPRKGPAPKRPVIIDPVYGSPLVTSLINKVLLNGKRSTAERIVYGAMEGLREKTGNDPIITLKRALENIKPTLEVKSRRVGGATYQVPIEVKPGRANTLALRWLVGYSRARREKTMTERLLNELLDASNGLGAAVKKREDTHKMAESNKAFAHYRW from the coding sequence ATGCCTCGTAAGGGCCCCGCCCCGAAGCGCCCGGTCATCATCGACCCGGTCTACGGTTCTCCTCTTGTCACGTCGCTCATCAACAAGGTGCTGCTGAACGGCAAGCGCTCCACCGCCGAGCGCATCGTCTACGGCGCCATGGAGGGTCTGCGTGAGAAGACGGGCAACGACCCGATCATCACGCTGAAGCGCGCGCTGGAGAACATCAAGCCGACCCTTGAGGTCAAGTCCCGCCGTGTCGGTGGTGCGACGTACCAGGTTCCGATCGAGGTCAAGCCCGGTCGTGCCAACACGCTCGCGCTGCGCTGGCTGGTCGGTTACTCCCGCGCCCGTCGCGAGAAGACCATGACCGAGCGTCTGCTCAACGAGCTTCTCGACGCCTCCAACGGCCTTGGTGCCGCTGTGAAGAAGCGCGAGGACACCCACAAGATGGCCGAGTCCAACAAGGCCTTCGCGCACTACCGCTGGTAG
- the tuf gene encoding elongation factor Tu has translation MAKAKFERTKPHVNIGTIGHIDHGKTTLTAAITKVLHDAYPDLNEASAFDQIDKAPEERQRGITISIAHVEYQTETRHYAHVDCPGHADYIKNMITGAAQMDGAILVVAATDGPMPQTKEHVLLARQVGVPYIVVALNKADMVDDEEILELVELEVRELLSEYEFPGDDLPVVKVSALKALEGDKEWGNTVLELMKAVDENIPQPERDVDKPFLMPIEDVFTITGRGTVVTGRIERGVLKVNETVDIVGIKQEKTTTTVTGIEMFRKLLDEGQAGENVGLLLRGIKREDVERGQVIIKPGSVTPHTEFEAQAYILSKDEGGRHTPFFNNYRPQFYFRTTDVTGVVTLPEGTEMVMPGDNTEMKVELIQPVAMEEGLKFAIREGGRTVGAGQVTKINK, from the coding sequence GTGGCGAAGGCGAAGTTCGAGCGGACTAAGCCCCACGTCAACATCGGCACCATCGGTCACATCGACCACGGTAAGACGACCCTTACGGCCGCCATTACCAAGGTGCTGCACGACGCGTACCCGGACCTGAACGAGGCCTCGGCCTTCGACCAGATCGACAAGGCTCCCGAGGAGCGCCAGCGCGGTATCACCATCTCCATCGCGCACGTCGAGTACCAGACCGAGACGCGTCACTACGCCCACGTCGACTGCCCCGGTCACGCGGACTACATCAAGAACATGATCACCGGTGCTGCCCAGATGGACGGCGCCATCCTCGTGGTCGCCGCCACCGACGGCCCGATGCCGCAGACCAAGGAGCACGTGCTCCTGGCCCGCCAGGTCGGCGTTCCGTACATCGTCGTCGCCCTGAACAAGGCCGACATGGTGGACGACGAGGAGATCCTGGAGCTCGTCGAGCTCGAGGTTCGCGAGCTGCTCTCCGAGTACGAGTTCCCGGGCGACGACCTGCCGGTCGTCAAGGTCTCGGCGCTCAAGGCCCTTGAGGGCGACAAGGAGTGGGGCAACACCGTCCTCGAGCTGATGAAGGCCGTCGACGAGAACATCCCGCAGCCCGAGCGTGACGTCGACAAGCCGTTCCTGATGCCGATCGAGGACGTCTTCACGATCACCGGTCGCGGTACGGTCGTCACCGGCCGTATCGAGCGTGGTGTCCTCAAGGTCAACGAGACCGTTGACATCGTGGGCATCAAGCAGGAGAAGACCACCACCACGGTCACCGGCATCGAGATGTTCCGCAAGCTGCTCGACGAGGGCCAGGCCGGTGAGAACGTCGGTCTGCTGCTCCGCGGCATCAAGCGCGAGGACGTCGAGCGCGGCCAGGTCATCATCAAGCCGGGCTCGGTCACCCCGCACACCGAGTTCGAGGCGCAGGCCTACATCCTGTCCAAGGACGAGGGTGGCCGCCACACGCCGTTCTTCAACAACTACCGTCCGCAGTTCTACTTCCGTACGACGGACGTGACCGGCGTGGTGACCCTCCCCGAGGGCACCGAGATGGTCATGCCGGGTGACAACACCGAGATGAAGGTGGAGCTCATCCAGCCCGTCGCCATGGAAGAGGGCCTGAAGTTCGCCATCCGTGAGGGTGGCCGGACCGTGGGCGCCGGCCAGGTCACCAAGATCAACAAGTGA
- the rpsL gene encoding 30S ribosomal protein S12 — protein sequence MPTIQQLVRKGRQDKVEKNKTPALEGSPQRRGVCTRVFTTTPKKPNSALRKVARVRLTSGIEVTAYIPGEGHNLQEHSIVLVRGGRVKDLPGVRYKIIRGSLDTQGVKNRKQARSRYGAKKEK from the coding sequence GTGCCTACGATCCAGCAGCTGGTCCGTAAGGGCCGGCAGGACAAGGTCGAGAAGAACAAGACGCCCGCACTCGAGGGTTCCCCTCAGCGTCGTGGCGTCTGCACGCGTGTGTTCACGACCACCCCGAAGAAGCCGAACTCGGCCCTGCGTAAGGTCGCGCGTGTGCGTCTGACCAGCGGGATCGAGGTCACCGCTTACATTCCGGGTGAGGGACACAACCTGCAGGAGCACTCCATCGTGCTCGTGCGCGGCGGCCGTGTGAAGGACCTGCCGGGTGTTCGCTACAAGATCATCCGTGGTTCGCTTGACACCCAGGGTGTCAAGAACCGCAAGCAGGCCCGCAGCCGCTACGGCGCCAAGAAGGAGAAGTAA
- a CDS encoding sugar transferase: protein MRQFTSAASGQAIPLTPHRSTTPQRPAQGWCVPVAVGADSLGMALPTGVTFAAIGAAHPVHQAVTITFVWVLVGLAARRYASWTWDEGAPVGPVVRDWLVLLGALAVLRTVFGLGEPPAAVLAALCPSLAVTVVCRKAIHRRILAVRRRARGLRRVLVVGEAGAVDAVVGQLAERTDHGYVVVGACVLGEGDVLSGLPVPARLRVGVPTAADEDAVPVAEAAEALGADLVFVTTGRHMCGDRLRRLSWALHDRGRRLMVLPGIVEVARRRVRIASAAGLTLLDVSPPTRRGLPTLLKAATDRAGSLVLLMVLAPLFALLALAVRVSSPGPVIYRQVRVGRDGTPFPMWKFRTMVVDADRIKGDLAAANEHDGHMFKLRRDPRVTSAGRFLRRYSLDELPQLANVLLGHMSLVGPRPPLPEEVARYDQVEMRRLSVKPGLTGLWQVSGRSDLSWHETVSLDLRYVDNWSWTWDMTVMARTVRAVLDGRGAY from the coding sequence ATGCGGCAGTTCACCAGCGCGGCGTCAGGGCAGGCGATTCCCCTCACGCCGCACCGGTCCACCACGCCCCAACGCCCTGCGCAGGGGTGGTGCGTACCGGTCGCGGTCGGTGCCGACTCCTTGGGGATGGCGCTGCCGACCGGGGTGACCTTCGCGGCGATCGGTGCGGCCCACCCCGTGCACCAGGCGGTGACCATCACGTTCGTCTGGGTGCTCGTGGGCCTCGCCGCCAGGCGCTACGCATCCTGGACATGGGACGAAGGCGCCCCGGTCGGACCGGTCGTGCGGGACTGGCTGGTGCTGCTCGGCGCGCTGGCCGTGCTGCGGACCGTATTCGGGCTCGGCGAGCCACCCGCAGCGGTTCTTGCCGCGCTGTGCCCGTCGTTGGCGGTCACCGTGGTCTGCCGCAAGGCGATCCATCGCCGCATCCTGGCCGTCCGACGCCGCGCCCGAGGGCTTCGACGTGTCCTCGTCGTCGGTGAGGCCGGGGCCGTGGACGCCGTGGTCGGGCAGCTCGCCGAGCGTACGGACCACGGGTACGTGGTGGTCGGGGCCTGTGTGCTGGGCGAGGGCGACGTGTTGTCCGGCCTGCCCGTGCCGGCCCGGCTGCGGGTCGGCGTGCCGACCGCCGCGGACGAGGATGCCGTGCCCGTGGCGGAGGCGGCTGAGGCGCTCGGTGCCGACCTGGTCTTCGTCACCACGGGCAGGCACATGTGCGGGGACCGGCTTCGGCGGTTGTCGTGGGCCCTGCACGACCGAGGCCGCCGGCTGATGGTGCTGCCCGGCATCGTCGAAGTGGCCCGGCGCAGGGTCCGTATCGCCTCGGCCGCCGGGCTCACCCTGCTGGACGTCTCACCGCCGACGCGCCGTGGGCTGCCGACGCTGCTGAAGGCCGCCACGGACCGGGCAGGCTCGCTCGTGCTGCTCATGGTGCTGGCTCCGCTGTTCGCACTGCTGGCGCTCGCCGTGCGCGTGAGTTCGCCGGGGCCGGTCATCTACCGTCAGGTCCGCGTCGGCCGGGACGGGACGCCTTTCCCCATGTGGAAGTTCCGGACCATGGTCGTGGACGCGGACCGGATAAAGGGTGACCTGGCGGCGGCGAACGAACACGACGGCCATATGTTCAAGCTGCGCCGGGATCCGCGGGTCACGTCCGCCGGGCGCTTTCTGCGCCGCTACTCGCTGGACGAGCTGCCCCAGTTGGCCAATGTCCTCCTCGGACACATGTCGCTGGTGGGACCCCGCCCGCCGCTGCCCGAGGAAGTCGCCCGCTACGACCAGGTGGAGATGCGCCGGCTGAGTGTCAAACCCGGCCTCACGGGACTGTGGCAGGTGAGCGGCAGATCCGACCTGTCCTGGCACGAGACCGTCTCGCTCGATCTGCGGTACGTCGACAACTGGTCGTGGACCTGGGACATGACGGTCATGGCGCGCACGGTTCGCGCCGTGTTGGACGGGCGCGGCGCCTACTGA
- the fusA gene encoding elongation factor G — protein MATTSLDLAKVRNIGIMAHIDAGKTTTTERILFYTGVSYKIGEVHDGAATMDWMEQEQERGITITSAATTCHWPLEDNDYTINIIDTPGHVDFTVEVERSLRVLDGAVTVFDGVAGVEPQSETVWRQADRYGVPRICFVNKLDRTGAEFHRCVDMISDRLGAQPLVMQLPIGAEADFKGVVDLVRMKALVWSAEAAKGEMYDVVDIPATHTEAAEEYRGKLIEGVAENDEEIMELYLEGQEPTEEQLYAAIRRITIASGKSSDTTVTPVFCGTAFKNKGVQPLLDAVVRYLPTPLDVEAIEGHDVKDPEVVVKRKPSDDEPLSALAFKIMSDPHLGKLTFVRIYSGRLESGTAVLNSVKGKKERIGKIYRMHANKREEIESVGAGDIVAVMGLKQTTTGETLSDDKQPVILESMDFPAPVIQVAIEPKSKGDQEKLGVAIQRLAEEDPSFQVHSDEETGQTIIGGMGELHLEVLVDRMRREFKVEANVGKPQVAYRETIRKAVERVDYTHKKQTGGTGQFAKVQIAIEPIEGGDASYEFVNKVTGGRIPKEYIPSVDAGAQEAMQFGILAGYEMTGVRVTLIDGGYHEVDSSELAFKIAGSQAFKEAARKASPVLLEPMMAVEVTTPEDYMGEVIGDINSRRGQIQAMEERAGARVVKGLVPLSEMFGYVGDLRSKTSGRASYSMQFDSYAEVPRNVAEEIIAKAKGE, from the coding sequence ATGGCTACCACTTCACTTGACCTGGCCAAGGTCCGCAATATCGGGATCATGGCCCACATCGACGCGGGCAAGACGACCACCACCGAGCGGATCCTCTTCTACACCGGCGTCAGCTACAAGATCGGTGAAGTCCACGACGGCGCTGCCACCATGGACTGGATGGAGCAGGAGCAGGAGCGTGGCATCACGATCACCTCTGCTGCCACCACCTGTCACTGGCCGCTCGAGGACAACGACTACACCATCAACATCATCGACACCCCGGGGCACGTCGACTTCACCGTTGAGGTGGAGCGCTCCCTGCGTGTGCTCGACGGTGCCGTGACGGTGTTCGACGGTGTCGCCGGTGTCGAGCCGCAGTCCGAGACGGTGTGGCGTCAGGCCGACCGTTACGGCGTGCCGCGCATCTGCTTCGTGAACAAGCTGGACCGCACCGGTGCCGAGTTCCACCGCTGCGTCGACATGATCTCGGACCGCCTTGGTGCGCAGCCGCTGGTCATGCAGCTTCCGATCGGCGCCGAGGCCGACTTCAAGGGCGTCGTGGACCTGGTCCGCATGAAGGCGCTCGTGTGGTCCGCCGAGGCCGCCAAGGGCGAGATGTACGACGTCGTCGACATTCCGGCCACGCACACCGAGGCTGCCGAGGAGTACCGCGGCAAGCTGATCGAGGGCGTCGCCGAGAACGACGAAGAGATCATGGAGCTGTACCTGGAGGGCCAGGAGCCCACCGAGGAGCAGCTGTACGCCGCGATCCGTCGCATCACCATCGCGTCCGGCAAGTCCAGCGACACCACGGTCACCCCGGTGTTCTGTGGCACCGCGTTCAAGAACAAGGGCGTTCAGCCCCTGCTCGACGCGGTCGTGCGCTACCTGCCGACCCCGCTCGACGTCGAGGCCATCGAGGGCCACGACGTGAAGGACCCCGAGGTCGTCGTCAAGCGCAAGCCGTCCGACGACGAGCCGCTGTCCGCGCTGGCGTTCAAGATCATGAGCGACCCGCACCTCGGCAAGCTCACCTTCGTCCGGATCTACTCCGGTCGCCTGGAGTCCGGCACCGCCGTGCTGAACTCCGTCAAGGGCAAGAAGGAGCGCATCGGCAAGATCTACCGCATGCACGCGAACAAGCGTGAGGAGATCGAGTCGGTGGGCGCCGGCGACATCGTCGCCGTCATGGGCCTCAAGCAGACCACCACCGGTGAGACGCTGAGCGACGACAAGCAGCCGGTGATCCTGGAGTCCATGGACTTCCCGGCGCCGGTCATCCAGGTCGCCATCGAGCCCAAGTCGAAGGGCGACCAGGAGAAGCTGGGCGTCGCGATCCAGCGCCTGGCCGAGGAGGACCCGTCCTTCCAGGTCCACTCGGACGAGGAGACCGGCCAGACCATCATCGGTGGTATGGGCGAGCTGCACCTCGAGGTGCTGGTCGACCGTATGCGCCGTGAGTTCAAGGTCGAGGCCAACGTCGGCAAGCCGCAGGTCGCCTACCGCGAGACGATCCGCAAGGCCGTCGAGCGCGTCGACTACACGCACAAGAAGCAGACTGGTGGTACCGGCCAGTTCGCCAAGGTGCAGATCGCGATCGAGCCGATCGAGGGCGGCGACGCCTCGTACGAGTTCGTGAACAAGGTGACCGGTGGTCGTATCCCGAAGGAGTACATCCCTTCGGTCGACGCCGGTGCGCAGGAGGCCATGCAGTTCGGCATCCTCGCGGGCTACGAGATGACGGGCGTCCGCGTCACGCTCATCGACGGTGGCTACCACGAGGTCGACTCCTCCGAGCTCGCGTTCAAGATCGCCGGTTCGCAGGCCTTCAAGGAGGCCGCGCGCAAGGCCAGCCCCGTGCTGCTCGAGCCGATGATGGCCGTCGAGGTCACCACGCCCGAGGACTACATGGGCGAGGTCATCGGCGACATCAACTCCCGCCGTGGCCAGATCCAGGCCATGGAGGAGCGGGCGGGTGCTCGCGTCGTGAAGGGCCTCGTGCCCCTCTCGGAGATGTTCGGCTACGTCGGCGACCTGCGCAGCAAGACGTCCGGCCGTGCCAGCTACTCCATGCAGTTCGACTCCTACGCCGAGGTTCCGCGGAACGTCGCCGAGGAGATCATCGCGAAGGCCAAGGGCGAGTAA
- a CDS encoding CDP-alcohol phosphatidyltransferase family protein: MDFPSTLKQLSKAQKPARGVPGYSRFVNRPAGRLLAAAAHRIGLSPNHVTAASGLVTFPAIAAIALYPPSHALAPWVAFALLVGFALDSADGQLARLHGSASPAGAWMDHVVDCAKILSVHAAVLISFYRFFDLPRPVLLLTPITFQFAAVLLFFGGILTEQLRRRGDDAHVGPVRPASAARGMALLPVDYGLLCLIFLFLGNQKLFFTLYVALLAAHLMLVPAFFAKWFRELS, translated from the coding sequence GTGGACTTCCCCAGCACACTGAAGCAGCTCTCGAAGGCGCAGAAGCCCGCCCGCGGGGTCCCCGGCTACTCACGATTCGTCAATCGGCCGGCCGGAAGGCTGCTCGCGGCCGCGGCTCACCGTATCGGGCTTTCGCCCAACCACGTGACCGCCGCAAGCGGCCTGGTCACCTTTCCGGCCATTGCCGCGATCGCCCTTTACCCCCCCTCACACGCGCTCGCACCATGGGTCGCGTTCGCCTTGCTCGTCGGGTTCGCGCTTGATTCCGCGGACGGTCAACTGGCCCGGCTGCACGGGTCGGCCAGCCCTGCCGGGGCGTGGATGGACCATGTGGTGGACTGCGCGAAGATCCTGAGCGTCCATGCGGCGGTTCTGATTTCGTTCTACCGGTTCTTCGACCTCCCGCGTCCCGTCCTGCTGCTCACCCCGATCACCTTCCAGTTCGCCGCTGTCCTGCTGTTCTTCGGAGGGATCCTGACGGAACAGCTGAGACGGCGAGGGGACGATGCGCACGTCGGCCCGGTGCGCCCGGCCTCCGCTGCTCGCGGTATGGCGCTGCTGCCCGTGGATTACGGCCTGCTCTGCCTGATCTTCTTGTTCCTGGGAAATCAGAAGCTCTTCTTCACGCTGTATGTCGCCCTGCTCGCGGCCCACCTGATGCTCGTGCCCGCATTCTTCGCCAAGTGGTTCCGGGAACTCTCCTGA
- a CDS encoding DUF1707 and DUF4190 domain-containing protein: MTHPLWQPWQPWQPGPVPSSPAMLASHADRERAVDVLRAGFGEGRLEKDEFDKRIERAYAARTVGELALLVADLPQGPVPQPVPLTAVPRTFLPARPQTNGKAVGSAVCGVLCLVTFGMTGIPAVVLGHAARSEIRRTGESGDALALTGLVLGWLSTAGWALLLTLMLVAAAVSA; encoded by the coding sequence ATGACGCATCCGTTGTGGCAGCCATGGCAGCCATGGCAGCCGGGGCCTGTCCCGAGCAGTCCGGCGATGCTCGCCTCGCACGCCGACCGTGAGCGTGCCGTGGATGTGCTCAGGGCGGGATTCGGTGAGGGCCGCCTGGAGAAGGACGAGTTCGACAAGCGGATCGAGCGGGCCTACGCGGCCCGTACCGTCGGTGAGCTGGCCCTGCTCGTGGCCGACCTGCCCCAGGGCCCCGTACCGCAGCCTGTGCCCCTCACGGCTGTGCCACGCACGTTCCTGCCGGCCCGGCCGCAGACCAATGGCAAGGCCGTCGGTTCGGCGGTCTGCGGGGTGCTGTGCCTGGTGACCTTCGGGATGACCGGCATCCCGGCAGTGGTCCTGGGGCACGCGGCCCGCTCCGAGATCCGCCGTACCGGGGAGAGCGGTGACGCGCTCGCCCTGACCGGACTCGTGCTCGGCTGGCTGTCGACCGCGGGCTGGGCGCTCCTGCTGACGCTGATGCTCGTGGCCGCCGCGGTGTCCGCGTGA
- a CDS encoding putative colanic acid biosynthesis acetyltransferase gives MADTAVPTAVERSLRGFTGAGYDKGRPLLVQAAWFAVLNLVFVKWWFPARWRPVLLRAFGARIGQRVLIRQRVRVHWPWRLDIGDDVWIGEDAWLLNLERISIGSNVCVSQGALLCTGSHQRLSPTFEFDNGPIRLEPGAWVAARAVVLRGVTVGRGAVVGAAAIAHRDIAPAEVVTARGVG, from the coding sequence ATGGCAGACACCGCCGTGCCGACCGCCGTGGAACGCTCCCTGCGAGGCTTCACCGGAGCCGGCTACGACAAGGGGCGCCCCCTGCTCGTTCAGGCAGCCTGGTTCGCGGTTCTCAACCTCGTCTTCGTGAAGTGGTGGTTCCCGGCCCGCTGGCGGCCCGTTCTGCTGCGGGCCTTCGGCGCGCGGATCGGGCAACGGGTGCTGATCCGCCAGCGGGTGCGCGTGCACTGGCCGTGGCGGCTGGACATCGGTGACGACGTATGGATCGGCGAGGACGCCTGGTTGCTGAACCTCGAGCGGATCAGCATCGGCAGCAATGTCTGTGTCTCCCAGGGGGCGTTGCTGTGCACCGGCAGCCACCAGCGCCTCAGCCCCACCTTCGAGTTCGACAACGGGCCCATCCGCCTGGAGCCCGGAGCCTGGGTGGCGGCGCGGGCCGTCGTGTTGCGAGGGGTCACCGTCGGTCGTGGCGCTGTGGTGGGTGCCGCGGCGATCGCCCACCGCGACATCGCACCGGCCGAGGTCGTCACGGCGAGGGGCGTGGGATGA